One Eleginops maclovinus isolate JMC-PN-2008 ecotype Puerto Natales chromosome 22, JC_Emac_rtc_rv5, whole genome shotgun sequence DNA segment encodes these proteins:
- the pla2g4f.1 gene encoding cytosolic phospholipase A2 zeta isoform X2 encodes MLYDEDTWSPDDLISTLQFDIKNLTIGQKKTKEFVLHAKTEAKLLMEFELLQSEDPPSDYITNGILLAAPFSALDVDVQNLQRHDSLRNKVLKLRGAYPENQTFNAKETWKRFYINRDLETELGVASSEAPVHPMETSIHLQPLQPEHKGKVSLVIGQVEIDLQLHTHEGKQDTFGVRLDFDIPSQEKEFLKKRKVVVAEALQNFLGLGSLPQPDKVPTIAVVASGGGARAMTGMLGSLKGLKDTGVLDAVSYITGVSGSTWAMSTLYQEDNWSQEDMDSIISASKEQMTKSVLSAFSYEKLQYYSEETAQKEQEGHHVSLIDEAGLILEHLVFGKKIDSTLSEQQRAVNEGQNPLPIYNAVNMKDCNRGCEPEAEWCEFTPYEVGIPKYGAFVPSEDFGSQYFLGRIIKKIPEVRIPYLLGIWSSAFSLSLHKLWLLATGTTQSSNSLEEPDYGDIATDNGTAPSTHNKHATLNPITDMVRNLSGYLSSRPVIAEIYNFMCGLFLHWEYNTHSNFLAWKDTHPDAFPNQLTPSDSTLRLVDSGLDINIGCVPVLRPERDVDVIICLSYSWDPENILQVLKATAAYCENHNIPFPNADYASLDKEPQQEVYIIEDKENPKAPIVVHFPLVNVTFKDFKLPGVKRETEEEFKAGEVDVRSISSPYTTQNMTYSKEDFEALVELTAYNISNNKESIREALNRALEKKN; translated from the exons ATGCTGTATGATGAGGATACATGGTCACCAGATGACCTGATCTCCACGCTTCAGTTTGATATCAAAAACCTCACAATAGGGCAGAAAAAGACCAAGGAATTTGTCCTACATGCTAAG ACAGAGGCCAAACTTCTAATGGAATTTGAGCTACTTCAGAG TGAGGATCCTCCTTCTGATTATATCACAAATGGCATCCTTCTG gCGGCTCCGTTCTCTGCACTGGATGTTGACGTTCAAAATCTACAAAGGCATGACT CTTTAAGGAACAAGGTCCTGAAACTAAGAGGTGCCTATCCGGAGAATCAAACATTCAATGCAAAGGAAACCTGGAAACGTTTCTACATCAACAGAGACCTGGAGACAGAACTGGGAGTCGCA agCTCTGAGGCCCCTGTACATCCAATGGAAACTTCTATACATCTCCAGCCACTACAACCTGAACACAAAGGCAAAGTGTCCCTTGTCATTGGTCAG GTTGAGATCGATTTGCAGTTGCATACACATGAAGG AAAGCAGGACACTTTTGGAGTTCGTCTGGACTTTGACATCCCATCTCAAGAGAAAGAGTTtctgaagaagaggaaagttGTTGTTGCAGAGGCTTTGCAGAACTTTTTAGGCCTAGGCTCTTTACCTCAACCTGACAAG GTACCAACCATAGCAGTGGTGGCTTCAGGAGGGGGGGCCAGAGCAATGACGGGCATGCTGGGTAGTCTGAAAGGTCTGAAAGATACAGGAGTCCTGGACGCTGTCAGTTACATCACTGGTGTTTCTGGATCCACATG GGCCATGTCTACTCTGTATCAGGAAGATAACTGGTCACAGGAAGATATGGACAGTATCATCTCAGCATCAAAAGAACAAATGACCAAGAGTGTCCTGAGTGCCTTCAGTTATGAGAAACTGCAATATTACAGCGAAGAAACCGCTCAGAAAGAGCAAGAGGGTCACCACGTGTCACTCATTGACGAAGCGGGCCTGATCCTTGAGCATCTTGTCTTTGGGAAG AAAATCGACAGTACCCTGtctgagcagcagagagcagtgaACGAAGGCCAAAACCCTTTACCCATATACAACGCGGTCAACATGAAGGATTGCAACAGGGGTTGTGAACCTGAAGCTG AGTGGTGTGAGTTCACTCCCTACGAGGTAGGCATCCCGAAGTATGGGGCGTTTGTCCCAAGTGAGGACTTCGGGAGTCAATACTTCCTGGGTCGtatcataaaaaaaatcccagaagTCCGCATTCCTTATCTATTAG GGATATGGAGCAGTGCCTTTTCGCTCAGCCTTCACAAACTATGGTTGCTTGCTACTGGGACTACGCAATCTAGCAACAGCTTGGAGGAACCAGATTATGGTGACATAGCTACAG ACAATGGAACTGCACCATcaacacacaataaacatgCAACACTCAATCCCATCACAGATATGGTCAGGAATCTGAGTGGGTACCTCTCAAGCCGTCCAGTCATCGCTGAAATTTACAATTTCATGTGTGGTCTCTTCCTGCACTGGgagtacaacacacacagcaacttTTTAGCCTGGAAAG ACACACATCCAGATGCCTTCCCAAACCAACTGACACCCAGTGACTCCACCCTGCGCCTGGTCGATTCTGGTTTGGACATCAACATCGGCTGTGTGCCTGTACTGCGACCAGAGAGAGACGTGGATGTCATCATATGTCTGAGTTACTCATGGGACCCAGAAAATATTTTACAG GTCCTAAAGGCGACAGCTGCTTACTGTGAGAACCACAACATCCCCTTTCCAAATGCTGATTATGCCAGTCTGGACAAGGAGCCTCAGCAGGAGGTCTACATCATCGAGGACAAGGAGAATCCCAAGGCCCCGATAGTGGTCCATTTCCCACTCGTCAATGTCACATTCAAAGACTTCAAACTACCAG GTGTGAAGCGTGAGACTGAGGAAGAATTTAAAGCTGGGGAGGTGGATGTGAGGAGCATCAGTTCTCCATACACAACCCAGAACATGACCTACTCAAAAGAGGATTTTGAGGCTCTGGTGGAGCTGACCGCGTATAACATATCAAACAACAAGGAGAGCATCCGTGAAGCCTTGAACAGGGCCCTGGAGAAGAAGAATTAA
- the pla2g4f.1 gene encoding cytosolic phospholipase A2 zeta isoform X1, whose amino-acid sequence MHREVAVSYWTLNVTILRAEKVPSMDYFSKSDCYVILTLPTATARTYRTATVWNNNNPEWNETFTFRVPTKVKNILEFMLYDEDTWSPDDLISTLQFDIKNLTIGQKKTKEFVLHAKTEAKLLMEFELLQSEDPPSDYITNGILLAAPFSALDVDVQNLQRHDSLRNKVLKLRGAYPENQTFNAKETWKRFYINRDLETELGVASSEAPVHPMETSIHLQPLQPEHKGKVSLVIGQVEIDLQLHTHEGKQDTFGVRLDFDIPSQEKEFLKKRKVVVAEALQNFLGLGSLPQPDKVPTIAVVASGGGARAMTGMLGSLKGLKDTGVLDAVSYITGVSGSTWAMSTLYQEDNWSQEDMDSIISASKEQMTKSVLSAFSYEKLQYYSEETAQKEQEGHHVSLIDEAGLILEHLVFGKKIDSTLSEQQRAVNEGQNPLPIYNAVNMKDCNRGCEPEAEWCEFTPYEVGIPKYGAFVPSEDFGSQYFLGRIIKKIPEVRIPYLLGIWSSAFSLSLHKLWLLATGTTQSSNSLEEPDYGDIATDNGTAPSTHNKHATLNPITDMVRNLSGYLSSRPVIAEIYNFMCGLFLHWEYNTHSNFLAWKDTHPDAFPNQLTPSDSTLRLVDSGLDINIGCVPVLRPERDVDVIICLSYSWDPENILQVLKATAAYCENHNIPFPNADYASLDKEPQQEVYIIEDKENPKAPIVVHFPLVNVTFKDFKLPGVKRETEEEFKAGEVDVRSISSPYTTQNMTYSKEDFEALVELTAYNISNNKESIREALNRALEKKN is encoded by the exons ATGCACCGAGAG GTAGCTGTGTCCTACTGGACCTTGAATGTCACCATACTTAGGGCAGAAAAAGTTCCCTCCATGGATTACT TTTCCAAATCTGACTGCTATGTTATTCTCACTCTACCTACGGCAACGGCAAGAACCTACCGCACAGCAACTGTGTGGAACAATAACAACCCCGAGTGGAATGAAACTTTTACATTTAGGGTCCCCACCAAAGTGAAA AACATTTTGGAGTTCATGCTGTATGATGAGGATACATGGTCACCAGATGACCTGATCTCCACGCTTCAGTTTGATATCAAAAACCTCACAATAGGGCAGAAAAAGACCAAGGAATTTGTCCTACATGCTAAG ACAGAGGCCAAACTTCTAATGGAATTTGAGCTACTTCAGAG TGAGGATCCTCCTTCTGATTATATCACAAATGGCATCCTTCTG gCGGCTCCGTTCTCTGCACTGGATGTTGACGTTCAAAATCTACAAAGGCATGACT CTTTAAGGAACAAGGTCCTGAAACTAAGAGGTGCCTATCCGGAGAATCAAACATTCAATGCAAAGGAAACCTGGAAACGTTTCTACATCAACAGAGACCTGGAGACAGAACTGGGAGTCGCA agCTCTGAGGCCCCTGTACATCCAATGGAAACTTCTATACATCTCCAGCCACTACAACCTGAACACAAAGGCAAAGTGTCCCTTGTCATTGGTCAG GTTGAGATCGATTTGCAGTTGCATACACATGAAGG AAAGCAGGACACTTTTGGAGTTCGTCTGGACTTTGACATCCCATCTCAAGAGAAAGAGTTtctgaagaagaggaaagttGTTGTTGCAGAGGCTTTGCAGAACTTTTTAGGCCTAGGCTCTTTACCTCAACCTGACAAG GTACCAACCATAGCAGTGGTGGCTTCAGGAGGGGGGGCCAGAGCAATGACGGGCATGCTGGGTAGTCTGAAAGGTCTGAAAGATACAGGAGTCCTGGACGCTGTCAGTTACATCACTGGTGTTTCTGGATCCACATG GGCCATGTCTACTCTGTATCAGGAAGATAACTGGTCACAGGAAGATATGGACAGTATCATCTCAGCATCAAAAGAACAAATGACCAAGAGTGTCCTGAGTGCCTTCAGTTATGAGAAACTGCAATATTACAGCGAAGAAACCGCTCAGAAAGAGCAAGAGGGTCACCACGTGTCACTCATTGACGAAGCGGGCCTGATCCTTGAGCATCTTGTCTTTGGGAAG AAAATCGACAGTACCCTGtctgagcagcagagagcagtgaACGAAGGCCAAAACCCTTTACCCATATACAACGCGGTCAACATGAAGGATTGCAACAGGGGTTGTGAACCTGAAGCTG AGTGGTGTGAGTTCACTCCCTACGAGGTAGGCATCCCGAAGTATGGGGCGTTTGTCCCAAGTGAGGACTTCGGGAGTCAATACTTCCTGGGTCGtatcataaaaaaaatcccagaagTCCGCATTCCTTATCTATTAG GGATATGGAGCAGTGCCTTTTCGCTCAGCCTTCACAAACTATGGTTGCTTGCTACTGGGACTACGCAATCTAGCAACAGCTTGGAGGAACCAGATTATGGTGACATAGCTACAG ACAATGGAACTGCACCATcaacacacaataaacatgCAACACTCAATCCCATCACAGATATGGTCAGGAATCTGAGTGGGTACCTCTCAAGCCGTCCAGTCATCGCTGAAATTTACAATTTCATGTGTGGTCTCTTCCTGCACTGGgagtacaacacacacagcaacttTTTAGCCTGGAAAG ACACACATCCAGATGCCTTCCCAAACCAACTGACACCCAGTGACTCCACCCTGCGCCTGGTCGATTCTGGTTTGGACATCAACATCGGCTGTGTGCCTGTACTGCGACCAGAGAGAGACGTGGATGTCATCATATGTCTGAGTTACTCATGGGACCCAGAAAATATTTTACAG GTCCTAAAGGCGACAGCTGCTTACTGTGAGAACCACAACATCCCCTTTCCAAATGCTGATTATGCCAGTCTGGACAAGGAGCCTCAGCAGGAGGTCTACATCATCGAGGACAAGGAGAATCCCAAGGCCCCGATAGTGGTCCATTTCCCACTCGTCAATGTCACATTCAAAGACTTCAAACTACCAG GTGTGAAGCGTGAGACTGAGGAAGAATTTAAAGCTGGGGAGGTGGATGTGAGGAGCATCAGTTCTCCATACACAACCCAGAACATGACCTACTCAAAAGAGGATTTTGAGGCTCTGGTGGAGCTGACCGCGTATAACATATCAAACAACAAGGAGAGCATCCGTGAAGCCTTGAACAGGGCCCTGGAGAAGAAGAATTAA